In Apium graveolens cultivar Ventura chromosome 10, ASM990537v1, whole genome shotgun sequence, the following are encoded in one genomic region:
- the LOC141693514 gene encoding low temperature-induced protein lt101.2, which yields MGSETFLEVILAILLPPVGVFLRYGCGVEFWICLLLTLLGYIPGIIYAIYVLVG from the exons ATGGGATCTGAAACATTTTTGGAAGTAATCTTGGCGATACTGTTGCCCCCGGTTGGTGTCTTTCTGCGCTATGGCTGTGGT GTTGAGTTCTGGATATGTTTGCTGCTAACGTTGTTGGGATACATTCCAGGAATTATATATGCCATTTATGTGCTGGTTGGATAG